The Eublepharis macularius isolate TG4126 chromosome 12, MPM_Emac_v1.0, whole genome shotgun sequence genomic sequence TTCACCTGCTTTGCTTTGATCTTTTGCAAACCTTATTTGCTGTGACTATTTTTGAAGAATGTAGTCCAAGGTCCCACCCACACTGACACAATCTGTCAGCCTTCATGGCTGCCGTTTTCACTAGCGGACCATTGCTTTTGGGGAAAAACCTGTAATTGCTATCACATCACAGCACAGTAATGTATAGATCTACTGCTGTGATCTatacccagctttcattttttagaaGTTTCTAGTCTTTTGCAATAAAGGGAAAAGTACAGTTTTTTCTGAAGACTGCCTTGAAAGGAGTGAGGCGCTACAAGATGGCTACAGCCAGGTGGGAATTTACTGCTCAACCAATTGTGTGGATGTTCTGCTGCCCCTGCTAGGACCTctgcattcacagtggcaatAAAATCCACATGGGGAATACTTGTCATGCAGATGCAGCCTGAGCATGGTTATAGTGACAGTCCTTAAAAAgcaccttgctggatcaggccaaaagTCCGCCAAATAACAGAAAACTTGCATTTTTTGAAGCAAACCTAAAAGAAGCAAATTATTTTTCATGTTCAAAATGTAAGGGAAATGTTTAACAAAAATTCCTGAAGCTAcctattttgtttgcttttaatatAAAAAGTGTAACAGGAGAGCTCCAATGTACAAATACAAAAATTGTGCATAACGTAAGGGAAAAGTTTAACAAAAATTCCTGAAGTTACCTATTTCGTTTGCTTTTAATATAAAAAGTGTAACAGGAGAGCCCCAATGTACAAATACAAAAATTGTGCATAATAAAATGTACCATAATTCTGTACATACAGtgtaaaccattttttaaaaaataaaccagggTCTTCTCTTGACCTGGAAGAAACAAGTATAAATGTTCTAGAAACATCAAGATGTGAGCATAAatactccccccaccctgcacccTGGATTGGCAGCCAAAATCGTCCCTGAAGTTAAACAaaaccaaatatttatttaacaaagTCTTTATGCGACAAGTTTCTGCGTAACCATAAACTACAGGGGGAAAGTAGCAAGTCATTAAATCCCAGGAGGGTAGCATCAAATCCAGACGGAGGTTTTTCCCTCCCCGGATTTGCTGCTACCACTGCTCTTGTTGGAGCTGGCTTTGGCCTTCTTCTCCTTGGAACAGGAGGGATTGTTCTGGTTATTGTATGCTTGGATGGCAAGGTCTAAGCGTTCCTGAGCAACTTTTATTTCTCGCTGGAGGTTCTCCAGGTCAGCGGGAATGTTCTCTTCATTGCTACCATACTGCCGTTCTTGTGCAATGTTGGCCTTGTTCTGCTTGTAGGCCATTTTGGCATTAGACAGTTCCGTATACTGAATCTGGTCGGGTTTCACTGCAATGTTATAGCCCGGAGGGGCGGATGGCGTATTCCAAGTGAATGGATAACTGTAGGTTCCCGAGTCTTCCAGCTCCTTCCGCTTATTGTTTAGCGTGTCTCGGATGGTGCCAAAGCCCAAGTGGAGCATTTCCCAGAAATTCAAAAGTAAACATAAACAGCTCACACCATACATGATTAGCAGGAAGATGGTTTTTTCTGTAGGCCTTGAAATGAAGCAATCTATTTTGTGCGGACATGGGTTCCTGCTACAAATGAACTCTGGGCTGACTTCAAAACCATAGAGGAAATATTGGCCTATAAGGAAGCCAATTTCAAACATAGTCCTGCTCAGGAGCTGCAATATGTAAATTTTCATGAGCCCATCCTCTCGAATCCGCTTCCTGCCATCATGCTTCATTTTGATTGGGGGTGGATTTTCCTTGTTCTCCCGTTCGCTCTCTAGCTCAATCTCCGGGTACATCATGGGATCCTCCTCGTGGTCATCCTCTGCCTCTTCTAAACCTCGGTGCTGCCTCCAGCGCATTGGGAAAGGCTTGCTTCGGATCTTCCTCTCCAGGTCACCATGGTCCACCATCCGGGCAATTTTGTGAATGGCATAGCCCAGGTACAACACTGAGGGGGTGGAAACAAGGATGATCTGAAAGACCCAGAACCGCACATGCGAAAGTGGGGCGAAAGCATCGTAACAAACGTTCTCGCAACCTGGCTGTTCCGTGTTGCACACAAACTTGCTTTGCTCGTCGTAGTAGATGGAGTCCCCTCCCACAGCTGTGAGAACAATGCGGAAGACAATCAGCACGGTCAGCCAGATCTTCCCAACAAATGTGGAGTGGTTGTGGATTTCCTCTAGTAGCCGTGTCAAGAAACTCCAGCTCATGGTGGTCAGCAATTATAATCTAAAGTAAAAAAGGAgtgaggggaaagaagaggacttttaatatcttgataaaACCAAAACGAATACTGATTAATTTCCCACCACCCTACAAGGCTTTAAGAAACCAAAAACTGTTTTTGTGTTTGGAAAAAGCCTCAGTAACAGATCATGACAATATATGCAATATATGCCCAGTAGCTTTTAAAAGCTGTCTACATCCTGCGTTCTTGATGTGTACATAATTGAGGGGAAATATGTGCAGGTGAGTCTGTTTTTAAATTTCTCAACATAGACACATGATGTGGGAAAACTGTTAACAGGACTTCCTgtccatcccctgcccccattaagAGCATCTCTGGAGGGGGTTTAGCCATGTGGTCACAACTTAAATCCTTCCTACCCTGAGGTTTCTCCCAATCTTTAACAGCCTGTGAGCACACAAgcgtgcacacacatacataaagaCACATGCATTACTAATTTGCTCCACCGAAGGTATAGGTACCACAtactctttcctcctcccccacaaaTTGTAACAGGGACCAGGTAAAAGTGGGAAATATAAACACACATCCTCCCCCTCCACCAAGGCTGCTAACTGCCAAAAGTATAGAAACATGGAGTTAATTCTGTCTTATCTCTTATACACATAAAAAATCCATGGTCCTTACAGACAAGCTCAGCCCCAGGCATGTGCTCATTTGCACGATCAGCTGTTACAGGGCCAAGGAAGAGAGAAACCAAGGCCTACTTCCTCATCAGTGGTGCTAAGTTTCAACTTCTGAGCTGGATCTACTTCTTCTCTGGAATGCCACTGCAGAGGGTATTGCACCTCTGGTATACCCCTCTGGCCTTAGCCATCAAGCTCTCGTGGGGAAGGAGAGCGCTGGTTTGGCCATGCTCTCTTAGACTAACCTCCTACACAGGAATAAGGGTCTGGGGAAAGACATATGCCTCCCCAATCAGTAGAGGAAGGGGATAATAATATGTAGCAAACAAAAATCACAGCAGTCAACAGCCCTATCCTCAATGAAACATGTCCATTCATTTAAAGAAGTTAGATATGCCTTAAACATGTAGGGAAAACATCACTCCACAAACAATCCAAACATGGGCACACAAAGACCAATCTTCCCTCAGCCTGGACTCTTTATCTCCCATAGAGCTCAGAGGAAGTCACATgtacttttaaaaagacaaaaatatcTTGTAGGAAACAGGCTAATACACCCTATTAGGTAAAATGTTATATTTATGTGGGCAGCATCCCAATTCTAAGATTATTTCTACAGAGAAACGAGCTCCTTAAAGAGGTTATGCAATCTTCAACTTTTGGGGTACCCCACATATTTGGCGGTCTATCTCTCCAAGTACAAACCTGTGTGCCACCTCTTATCTTCTCAGAGCCCTCTTCTGATAGTTCCTTTGAATCTATTATGTCCTCTGCCATGGcttcagtcttttcctctggaatAATCTCCCGGAAGAGGGTTAAGAGGAGTTCAACGCATGTCTGGCTTTGGAGGGCTTCAACGATGGGTATTTTATAATGGATGATACGTGGGTGTGGGGTGGGGATTGCCACTGTATTGTTTTGAGGAATTGTCTATATTAGGCAGACTGTTGTCTGTGTTTGAACGCTTATGgatatgttttaaatttttgcaacAGTACAGTTAGTGCTATATAATAAGCCTTTGAGAATAATGGAAACGTTGGGTTTACAAAGGTTTTAGCAagaaataaacaaaattataCAGGGAGCTGGAGAAAGTAACTTCTAAGTTCATAGATTTGAATCAGGGACTTCTAATTCATACATCAGCCCCTAAGCCAGTCTAGTCTACCACATCAAAGGGCAGCTAAACCAGGATCTATATCCAGTATGGGTactgccactgaaaatggcaaCAGCTTTTCAGAGGGCATGGGGAAGAAGCCGGCACAACCACCAGCTTCAGTTGCACCCATTTTGCAAACCACCATTTTGGAAGTCAGAAGTCtccagaaaagaacaaaaaataaagggcCAGTTTAGGCAATCACCAGAAACAACGGCAAAGCCTCTCCTGGAAGTACGTGCATGGGGAGGGGAGCATAATATTTGAAGGTAAAAATCCTCGCGGCACACAGATGGCCAACGAGCCTAGGGAGGAGGATCCTGTCTAGCCTTCCTCTTTGACCTGCTGTTTTCCTGTGTGCAGGAGGTCTGGCTCTGGCTTCCTGAACATTTCAGTAGTGCTACAAACAAGCAAGGTGCAGCAGACACTGCAGAACTCCCAACAgtggctgctgagagatctaacgacctccatttcagcaatttaaaaaaccaaaaattgTGCCCATGTGAGATTCAAGAAAAAGGGAATCTCCCAAGAGGGTCACAGACAGGTGGCAGTTTTTGTCTCTACGAACTCGGCTTGCCTGTAAAAAGGCAGCTGCATGGCCTGCAGCATCTGTAAGATTTATGCTTGTGAGATGGCTCCATGTGTTGGGAAGAACTCCATGCTAACTTCAGGGATGGATCCTCCCCTGGATCTCTCTAATGGGAGAAGTCGGCATGTATCTCCCCCCAGCACCAGCAGCTGATTCCAGAGAATATCCAAGACCCAACAGCCTTTGACACAACCACAGAGCTGCCTTGGCTGTGTACATCAGCAGCATCTCTGAGCCTAACTGTTGTGAAAAGAAGGATCAATACCTTAGGGAAATGCCTTCTGTACTGAGCCTCTCTGTTCACACAGGTAACAAACTGAAAATAAATGCAGTCCATATTGGgcaaagggaggggaggacaCAGAGTCTTTAAAAGAGCAAGGGCTCTCGTAAGTGCATTTTGCAGAACTAATAAACGAGCAATTTTCTAATGCTGGCAGCAAGGAAGGGAGACATTCCAGCAGCAGCCACATCTGATTACCTCTTCCCAATTCAATTAGGTTCATTCATTCTGGCTGTGTTTGTATGCGCCCAACAGACAGTGTCACTTCCTTTTAGGAAACACCATCCATTTCGATGCTCTGCCCTGGAACAAAAATGAGTCTTGAAAAATACCACTGTTACCTGTTCTCAAGGTTTGCCAATAGAACATTCATTATAATTTCTTCCCTTGAAGAGCTGCTAACACTACTCTTATCCATTCATAAAAAAATCATAAACAGAGGTATAGAAGACTGGCCATATTTTTGAAGGTATGGAatatgaacctgggaccttttacaTGCACAAGGTATGTGCTACCATTGAGCCACATTCCTCCCCCCAACCTCCAATTATGGCAGCATTGTGGATAGTAAAAACTTGCTAGCTCAATTGAAATTATTAATTTGCAGGAAATGCTTCATTGTTTATGTTAGTTTGGCTCagttattttataaatatatatatatattttacttttaataataagaacaacaacattcaatttgtatactactcttcaagacaacttaatgcccattcagagtggtttacaaagtgtgttattatccccacaacagtcaccccatgaggtggatgggactgagagagctcctagaagctgtaactgacccaaggtcacccaactggcttcaagtggagaagggggaactcaaacccggttctccagagttCCCCCccttagagtcctaccgctcttaaccacaacaccaaactgggtctcaataTTGAGCAGTATTGGTGGAATGAACTTAAAATCTGAACAAAAAAATACAGTCTGCATGCAAAATCCAAAGTTTTCATTGGCAGAGAAAAGCCTAAACATTTGATTAATTTCTCCTTTCTAGATGTTGCAACTTGCACACAACTTTCTcaacagggaaagagaaagtaatggggcaaaggggggggggttggtctgGGAGGTGCTGACTGCTGCTGAACTGCACTTTTGCCACAAATACAAAAGAGCAAGAGCAGAGGGCAGGGGCAGGACTCTGCTCTGGCAGAGAGCTGAATATCATTGCCGGATAATTGGCTGCAGGTTAAACTCATGTTACAGGGACGGCTGGAGGGATCAATTTAAaaggtggcaaccctatgcacagtattgttataaaaataaaataggaggGAGACCTATGCATGCTGCCCTGAGGAGGAAGCTAGGGGGTAAATGTAATCCCTAAATCCCTGTGTGGATCAGGGCTCCAGACTTGCCTAACTCCAGTCAGAAAACATCTCCAGAGAAGTAACTCCATAGAACTTTAAATAGGCAGTCTACACTGAGGACAGGTGATATGCTTCCTATTCCATTAATAGTTAACCTTTCAGCGGTGAGCAAGTGGGCCTCCAATTTTAACAGAACTCAGCTATCCATCAAACCTTTGGAGGAAAAGTCTAGAACTTGTATCCACAATGAGGCAGAAATGCCTGGAGAGCTCACTGGCTCAGCACTCATCAGTCACGTTTGTGTGCGGAGAAAGGGTATTTAATTCCTTCCCCTCAGACAATTTTCCTAACTAAAATTGTCCTCCCACACCCCAACTGGTTGTGGAGAAATGATGGGTACACATTTTTTTCCCAGCATGGGAAAAAGCAGTTGGGACTGGGAGTGGCGACATTTTTCAGGGGGGAAAAGTATGAGGGAAAAGATATAaacagaccccctcccccaatgccaTGTCCTCCTTTAAATACATTATTTTGTCTTTAAAAGTCTTCAGGAAAATGAAGCACAGAACTGCACACTCTCTTTCATCCAGAGAACCAATGCCAGCCAAAGGAGACAGCCTATGCGAGAAGGGCTAATACAGAAGCAGAAAGCAGTCCACAGCTTCACAGCAGTCAAGAACTGTCAACTTCTGTGTCTTAAAGACCCAGTTATTCACATTTGGGAGACCCCCAAATAATTTGCAATTCAAACTTCttgcttctaaatctgttctacTAAATTCTAATTCAAAAAATGCCAGTTCTACATGAATAACTTTTCTGAACATCTGGGTGCTCTTATATAACAGTGTAGTGAGAATCTCAATCTACTCTACTCTTCTTTTTTGGCAAATGTTTCCCAAGTAACAGGGGACTTTGCCCGTCTCATGCAATAGGCTGGAAACATAAAGAGAGTTTTAAAAACCGCTATGGACATCTGTGTGGATCTGAAGGCAGCTTCTCCAGAGATGCTTTCTTTACTCTGTTTGCCTAGCCTGAGCATTTTAACAAGACACAGTGAAATCCCCTTCTCAACCTTTCCTCAAGAGTATAAAAATGAGTGTGAAATTATTAGATCTGTGCTGTATATAATCAAGACAGCCAAATATCTAGGGGATGGGAGGGCCGCTATGATGTTTGTGGGCTGTCAAAATAATGAAGATGTCAACTTAGTTGTATTTGCTCTTAGAGAAAATCCAACCACATAGATTGttagaaaacaaaaacaacccccccccccaaattgcatGTCCAGCACTAGTAATTCAAGGGAATCTTTCTGTGCCCTCTAGGTACCAAGGAGAAAAAAGCAGCCAATGTGACATTTAATTTTGGAAGCCTTCCCTTTCAATGACAGTTGCAGCTTATGATTGAAAGAGCCAGGTCGCTTAACACAGTGGTGATTTACAGAGGACCAAGAGGGCAGGGCTGTGCTCACAGTTATTATTTCCACACTTGTCTGCCCAATAGggccccaaagtggctttcaacaccattcttccctcctccattttattcttgcaacaacTGTTACGTGGGCAGGGTAGGTTAAGAGTGTTTGATTGGCCTGAGGTCATCTAGCcaattttcatggcagagtggggattcagaccggagctcccagttcctagtccagtacactaaccactacaccaagcagcACAGCCTCTGTTCACAGGACTACACCGTACCTTAGGCTAAAGCCAGGTGTCACTGGGTCATAGCAGCTGCTTCAACCTGCAATCCTGGCTTCCCAACTTGCCTAACAGACATTATCTTTCAATAGACAGAAGGTTGCCCCCTTCTCTAATGCTTCAGGCAGGGTTACCTGCCTTTTAAATAACAGTATCTGAACATAGTATAGATATGGCTTGCTGTACATGCATTTCCTCCTTTATCTCATTAAAATTAATTTGCAAACACAGCTGCAAAACTGCCCCAGAGATGGGAGGGGCACAAGTGCTGCACAAGGCTCCCTAAGCAGCTTTCCCCGCCTTCAGCCTGAACCCCACTGAACATGTGCAAAGCCAGGCTTCTAAGAGCTTTTCCTGGGACTGAAAAATGTTTGTATTGAACATGCTGAAAGGCTAGAACTAGCCACAAAAAGCATTTGGCATTTGTCTTTTTTCACCCTTAGAAGGAAAAGTCAGGGGGGCACAGTACATGGACTgaatgatggggtggggggagggactgAGTTGTAGCTTTCCTTTGCTCACATGAAActactgataaataaattgtatgtaggccccagaaacctaattaaaggattccatgcttgggccattagcagagttttgtttggcataggaagcatgattataggtagTTTTGAGCTGGTTTTGCTGTCTGTGCAGGAGaataaataacaaagcatacacttgcttgtatttagaaaagaaataagagttctttattgtaggaactccatactctgataggaaaggaggagagacagatcctaactacctatctagtctaaggatggacatggatggcagagcaaggcctgcatccatgctgccaagatggagagaGGAGAAGCGGAGAGAGAGGCGgcgcctggaacaatgccaggaagagaagcgagagggaggaagtcaggatgaggaaatcctgagaatagcaatctatatatcaaaggacagtcagagcagtaaacagtaaacagagtgccctgacctctctatctttctatctctttggtttgtccccctctgaaacctgaggaaagggacagcgtggAATCCTCCTCTTCCCACAACTAACTCAAGGATTTCAAACTATGTCTGATATGTATAACTGAGCAAAAAGCAACACCCTCCAGCATTTCCCCCCATGTTAAACATTAAATCTGAACGGAAactgcaacccacccaccccgtcTGAACCCTTTCAGGCCATCAAGCTCCAAAGGGCTCTTACCTCACATTCTCCAACCTTGGGATGAGGGCCTCTCCACTTTTGAAACTATTGCCCATGACAACAACCACTGTGAAAACTATGCAAACAAATCCACAACACTTTTTATTAGCCCACTTGCGGGCACACACCTGTATCATTTGCAAGCAGCACATGGTGTGGcccagaaggaaaaaaggaagtggCTCTCTTCAACCCACACAAGGGAAGATGGAACTCTTCCAGTTCACCAAAGTTCCTTACTTAATTCCCTAGAAACGATCTTTACTTTCAAGAGGCAACCGGCTGTTTACAAGCCTGCATTGTGGCTGCAGAGGCCATGTGTGTCCCAGATGTGCATGCTGTGTCCTAAACAGGTGTCCCAGAAACACATGGTGATAAGATACAACCCTGCTCAATCCAGCACCTCCAGTGTAGCAGGATGCCATATTACTGACAACCCTCTCCCTACAATCATGAAGGTTGTTTCCACATGGGGACAACTGCCTTTTTTTGCTctcattgccactgcaaatgcaaTGGAGCCTCCTCACAAGGTATGAGCCAGCATTCAAAATGGAGTAACACTAATAAAATCCAGCTCAAAGGCACATTATATCAGCAATACAAATGTGTGTCTAGTTCAGCCCTGTTGAGAACACTGGCTGAGATCCAGCTAGCCATGTATGGTTGGCACCCAATAATTTTCCTGTGTTTCTCTATGTTCCTTGCAGCCTCTTCCCTGAAAAATCATTCCTGGGGTCACAGGACCCATACAAAGGAATTGCCATGTGGGATAGAGGGCTGAAAAGAGGAGCAACAAGgagacacccccacccccgcagcagAGCTACATATGTGGAAAAGGGAGGAGAGATTTCAACCTCTTGTGCCTTCTTTCTCCAGCCCACATAACTGTTTCTCCCACGACCTCAGGGATGATTCTTCCAGGGGTCAGAAGCAACTACAAGAATGGAGTTTTTCTACATTCCATGCATGGATGGTTGGACTCAAGCCACCGGCAATTATGTTGCTACAACACAAAGATGGCTCTTGGGACAGATCTGGCAGCTGTCAAAACTGCAAAATGAACCTTCCTACAGAGGCATTAAGCCAGTGCTTAGAGACATGGAAAAAGTACTATCTCCAATATACATTATCTATCAAATGGCAAAGTGCATCACAAATCTCTAACCACTCACACAGAGGTTGTTTGTTCTAACTTGGTTGTTAGTGGGAAGTGGGGTTCCCTCCCAAACAGTATTATAGTCCTTTGTTGCACCTCCCAGATTTTTGTTTTTTCTGCAATCTCTCTCAAATCTGTTTCGCTGTGATGTTTTaggaagatcacagcaaagccaggGTGGAACCCATGTGGAAGGGAAAGTTGGGGATCTTCTCAGGCCTATCCACACTGGAGCCATTTCCTCTGACCCAatctcccaaagcagccattcctaTCAACAACCAGAAGGCTTTTCAACACAAATATCAGCAACTGAATATTGctatcaatgtatctaattctcaatacagcctaatctgtggatacttaactCCGGAGCCATCaacagagaagacagatctttctacaaacctgaaaaacacctCACACCCTAAAGCATCTATAGCTTTAAGAACAAATgacctcagtggccattgctaagcaaatacaacagtattgccagcctcccTTGGTTGCTGTCAGGAAAAGATGGagtagggccctttccagggctgttttggcctttgagggaggatttatcggggccaggcctggcaacaaccaccaggcaacttgctaccatgtgactcacacaggcctggctgcttgctacttaATAAGAGCCACTCCATTAAAGCCAGCGTGGTGTACTGGTTAGTTTCaggctaggctctgggagactcaGTTTCCAATTCccacagaagcttgctaggtgaccttggggcagtcatgctctctcagcctaacctacctcacaagagttgttgtgaggataaaatggaggaaaggagaatgatgttagctgctttgggtccccactgttgaggaaggcagggtagaaatgtaaataattaatatagctgaagatgaaaGATAGAAAGTttgctggctggtgggtgggaaggagaaaaggagaggATACGGAAGTTGCCAGAGGAAAAAGGGTGGGGTGcggtgtaatgttttgccatagtttgtgttttgtttctgctggctAATGTGAGGGTTCTGAATAATTGTTACTAAAATGCAGGCCTCAGAAGTAAGAAGGAGGGTGACTGGACGAATAAATAAAGCCTGCTGTtactggatggtagctgtacccaagGGGGTGAAGTGATCCGCAGGTTTCAATCACAGTTATGagggaaagtgttcattctgtctagttcagtgaatctgtgtggaAGTCTGAGTGGTGAGAGCAGGCAGTTATTCTTTTATTCCATGagtgaagaactgagggaagaagTCTCTGTGTTCTACCTTTTTGGATGAACTCAGTCTAACTGGCAACTGAGGGAAATAAGGCTTTTTGACTGATTCTATTACttttagcctaagtggcaactgtgtggaaaattagactTTGTGGCTCAATCTGTGAATAACATTTAAGGATCTAtacctattttgaaaccaccaagcttatgaacttattctgaaaccaatatgcttataaaTACTCTGTAACCATTAGGCATACATACTAATAAACACTATTTCCAATTAAGCAAGCATGTTTCATCTAGCATATAGGAtctcttttttacctcacagccacccccatgtgctgactgttctgtcatactaaTTTCTATAATTAAGCCTGCCTATAAGTTAAATTAAGAGAGAAGGTGACAGTGAAAAGCTAAGGGAAGACTAAGGAAATGATGcaagcagcaatatataggtcacataaagggggcaaaatgccacaagAGGGATACATGAGAAAGTGAGGTGTCTGCTGCAACTCCTGTGGGTTTCCCATTTCGCATCTGGACCTGACCCGGCAGCCAGCACTGCACAGTTTTCCCAAGGAGGTGCTGccaggggaggaaaggaaggaaagctggagaggggagcagataaaggcaggctggctggttgttaagaagcagaaaaggaagcaggaaaaggagagaggctatgggggtttTCAGAGAAGGAataggaaatagtgggggagggaaaat encodes the following:
- the GJC1 gene encoding gap junction gamma-1 protein, translating into MSWSFLTRLLEEIHNHSTFVGKIWLTVLIVFRIVLTAVGGDSIYYDEQSKFVCNTEQPGCENVCYDAFAPLSHVRFWVFQIILVSTPSVLYLGYAIHKIARMVDHGDLERKIRSKPFPMRWRQHRGLEEAEDDHEEDPMMYPEIELESERENKENPPPIKMKHDGRKRIREDGLMKIYILQLLSRTMFEIGFLIGQYFLYGFEVSPEFICSRNPCPHKIDCFISRPTEKTIFLLIMYGVSCLCLLLNFWEMLHLGFGTIRDTLNNKRKELEDSGTYSYPFTWNTPSAPPGYNIAVKPDQIQYTELSNAKMAYKQNKANIAQERQYGSNEENIPADLENLQREIKVAQERLDLAIQAYNNQNNPSCSKEKKAKASSNKSSGSSKSGEGKTSVWI